The genomic segment CCCTTACATTTATCAATgaacattaaaatacaaatatgtCGGTTGAAGGTATGTTCAACTAAAGTGACCATTTCCCCTTTTTTATGTACGCAACTATGGCGGCCACAGGATGTTAAAGCATTGCTTAATCAAAATTGGCTGAGAAGTTGAGAAACTTGATCATCGCTGACCCCACAGAAGGGATGCTCTGTATTCGCTGAGCTAGCAGTTGGCTCCTCAGGAACTGAATGGTCTCTGATTTTAAAGCAGAATTGATCAGTATGCAGCGTTTGCTTGCACCATGTTTCAGAGAATATCAAACATTAGGCTATTTTTCTGTTCCTTTGATATTCTACGTCCTCATTTTTTTCAATGTGATAAAGCAGCACTGATTTTAATAACTACAAAACAATATtgatacaaatgtattattatttataaaaaatatataattcagACAAAAACTAAACAGAACAATTTCAAACCAGTTAACAAAAAAAGTATTGCAAACAGTAAAGTAAAAAAGGCTGCTAACCATCGGTATAACCACATTCTTTTATtgcctgtgtgtttctctaAAAGCACCACTTCACCATCTTCACCTGAATAGGATTAATttgctgttgccatggagatgctGAGACTGCGTCACCCACAGTGAGGCAGTACATGGTATCttaagaaatataaataaacacatccatcGGACTCTTTTGTGAAAATGTAGCAGGACACAACAGGGTTTGATCAGCCTCAAGCTAAAAACGGAAGCAATGCTGCTTTTCCTCTTGTAATAACTTTGAATAAGCAACCTCAAGATGAATGTGCCTTTCCTGGTTTAGACCCCACCCATCTTGGATGAAGAAAAGGAGAGACACACTTCAGTGAAACACTATGACTTTATCCCagcctttttttaatataaatggAAATCAGCCACAAATAAAAGGTAACTGTCTCATGCAGATATCTTGCTGTTAAGACTCTCTTCGTTGGCAAGGGTTTGGACACAGATGGGAGCGCTGTGTCTTCCTGTCGATTGGAGGAGCGCCCCTCAGAGATACAGAAAGGAGGGAATGGGTCTGACACTAGTATCCGGAGCTGGTTTTAAGAAGCCACAAAGGctctctgtctgctctctgtctgctctctctctctctctctctctctctctctctctctctctctctctgctctctctctgtctgctctctctctctctctctctctctctctctctctctctctctctctctctctctctctctctctctctctctctctctctctctctctctctctgctctctctctgctctctctctctctctctctccagttgcACTAAAAGAGAGCCTTATCATATCAACATTTTCTTAATCCACAGTGTTCTTTTGTAGCAGTGGGTACACACGTATTCATCACTGTACCACCACTGTTGATTCTTCTGTAATTTGATTGATCTGCATTGAGAGCTACAAGTCCTAATGTATGCATGGACATGCCGTCTACCCCATCACTGTTTCTGTCTTTGAGGCTTTTTTTCCTGAACGCTTCTGATGATTGAATTTGGCAGTAAAAAAAACAGATATAGGACAGTATTATCCTTTAAACAACATGCAAACCAGAAAACACTATTACTATCACAATTATGCCTGCTGCTCCTGTGATGAATCCAATACCCTCATTGATAATATTTAAGGCATACAAGAGGGGGTCAAATGTCTAATTGTAGATGTTAGGTATGTTAAACTCACCAACTCACCTATTTTATAATTTATGTTGAAATTGATTAATCTTCTTACACAAAATGTACTTGATACCTAAGAATAATAAGCTATTGTGAGGGACCAAGCATGTCCGACTCACAGGAAGGAAAGGTGGGGGACAAAAGGTGTCTGTTTACTAAAGGGATTTATTGTTTTGacaaaaatacaacaaaaatcCTTCTCAAACATGAGGCATGGAAATTGGATGCCTGTTTCTGGCTGGGTGAGGATCACAACTTCAGTGCACTCCCTTCATCACTGCTGTCTGCACGGCACCCAAAACAGGTTACTCCTATACTCTACCAACCATTCTACCAAAATACCGCCACTGGGAATTGGCTGTATGCTTGCTTAATCACACCAAGCCGCATCAGCTGGCCTAGTCTGCAGATGAGGGCGAGTACTCCCAGGTGAGTAACCCTCCCCAGGGATTGGAGCTACCCAGGGTGCTGATTTGTGCCCTGCTGTCCGGTACTGTGGGGGTGCTGAATGTCTGTGGGCGTCGTCATATGCCTATGTCTATTACCAAACCATGTGATGTCCTCGTACGATCCCTCAGCCATGCATGCTATATTTTGTAAtggtgtacatacgatgtaaaGATAAAGTGATATTGACAGCATGATGCACATAACTATCGACCCTGTGCTTATACAGCTGGCATAGCTCATAAAGAATTagatatcaataaatataaataaataaaagtaaaaaatgaCTCGGCTCACAATATTGTCAATACAACACTTTGTGCAACACAATAGGGTTTAATATGATACTGCTTTGGTCGAGGAAGGCATCTGTCTTGATCGATATTCAGTTGCATTTTCCAATCTGTCACTTTCTTTGTTCGCTTAGATTCGTATTCAAAGTGTTTTCCTGAATGTCCTGTCGATGTCTTCAGTGTGTGTTCCACACCATTGCTTTCCCGTCCTACCAGCTGTGGCAGATAATTAAAATTAACAAGCACACATTGAAGGCTCAGTCCAGTGTCAGTCACCTGTTTTCTGATGTGTTTTGCAAGAGTTTGGTCCACTCTCACTGGCTGTGCAACTGTGTGAAGTGAACAAGCGTAGCACTGATGGCTGGGTTgcatgagtgggaggggttttggGAGTGTCTATGCTAAAATTCTTGCAAACAAAGAGAGCTGGTAAATCATTTATGAGTTgggattttattgataacattattatAGGGTTAATTATCGATACAGATGTCCAGGTTATTTTAGCTATGAGCTAGTTTAAATGTTACACATTGTGACTTTAATTAAAATCTTCAGAAACAACTGCACTATCTTTATGCAATAGTTGTGTCACTTGtttccattattttattttcgaTTTCATTTTTTAAGGATACATGCTATTTTGTAGCCTTTAACCTTTGAATATTCAAGTAACCCAGTTAGGTCTATAGATGGATTTTGTTAATGTAAGCTACTAATATTTGTTCCCTACCAAGGGGGTATATTAAACTGTACAGCAGACATATACCACATACAACTCAATACATTGACAATTCTAGCCCTGATTCTTAACTCTCACAACCATTTCTCATTATTGCAATGAAACCCTTTAAGGACGTGTCGAGTTTTTCTAACAAGATTAATCTAAATATTTGCATTACCAGGGagataaaaaatgtaattattgtGTCTTGGTTtggctattatttttttacataaaagGCATTTGTAATATTAATGTGCAATTATTTTAAGAGTATAACCAGGACACGTTTAAATACCACGGAAGATATTTTGGCGCGCGTAGCTGTCCAGGGTCCTGTAGAAGTCATCTCCTGACGGCGGTAACGTCGCCTTTGTTTACTTGTAGCATGTAGAATGCTAACCAGCAGGATAGACAACTAAATCTAACTAGGTCGATGTAACTACATTGAAAGATGTTCTAACTCTTGAGTATTATCCCCAAGAGTTAAACGTCCCGCATTTTAGCTCCAGGGAAAGCATTTTAGCTTCAGGGAAAGTCCATATTTAACGAGTTAACGCTAGCCCCTTGAGCTAGGTCGTTGGCTAATCAAAATCCTTTATTAGGCTACTGACATACAATTTGAAATAGATAGAGGGAAAAACATACTCAACAGTATGAAAAGACACGAAGACCAACAAGAAAGGCCAACTGCAGGTTTGCAAAAAAATACTTTAGTCGCTTTTTTATTTTACAGATTAGTTTGACTACAGAAATACAGCAGAGTTGAAACACCTTTTATGTGTACTTATGTCTGAATGGGACTCTGTCTCCTCTAGGATGCCTCTCTGTTCCACTCTTTAACCAGAGGAAAAGGATCCGAATGCCCATGACATCTAATCCCTCAGATAAAGGCTTCGGTGTCAGCAACGAGTGCATGCCAAGTACTAGTTCATTTTACAGCGCACAAGGTGAAATACCGATCGTCTCATGATCTGGGAGAAAATCCACATATCCACTTATCTTGTCTGTTTTCGGCCACAAGGTGGCAGTGCATACGGACAATGTGTGTCTTTAAGAAGGCATCCTTATGCTCTCGTTCTCAAAGTGTATGTATTTTTTGTCCTTAAGGTGGTTACCAAGCTTCAAGTTACCCTACCAGTACACCCCATGGCTACTTTTGGAACAGACAGAGTAACCCTCAGCCTTATCAGCAGTCCCAGCAGAGTGGTAGCAACCGGAGTGCACCTGGACCAGCCCCTACCATTAGAACCTGTGCCACACCCCTACCACACCCATACAAACCAGGGAACACGAGGTAACCCTGGACACCTACTATAATGTATTCAAATTCACATTCAAAGGAATTCCTCTTTTCCCTTATCCTCACACTCTTATCCTCATACATTTAGCTTACCAAGTCAACTTTGTGCGCACATTATTGTAGGCTACGCATTGCACCGATCACAGATAATGTGATTTACAACACaccttcaaaaaaaaaagaatgtctGTTAAGATATACACATTGTAAAATCTACAACAAATGAAATATTACTGGCCCATAGTTAACCCATCAATCATGTCTTTAGTTGTCAGATGAACCAACAGGACCCTCCGGCCACCGCTTACCAGAGACAAACCAACTACCGCCCCCCTGCCCACACCAATGAAAGGACACAGGTCCAGACCAAGCCTTGGCCTGAAAGAGGTTCTTCTCAAATGGGTCAGCATGGATCCTATTCACAGGCTAGTTCTCCAAATAACCTCTACACCCAACCACCCAGACCTCCTTTCCCTCAGCCCAGCCAGCCTCTTGCtcacacagaaaaaacacaaaacacttcCTGGAGATTTAAACCCACTAACAACCAGGGTTCCCAGAGACCCCCTGTGGAAACAAGCCACAGCATGTTTCGCTCTCAGAGTGCCTCCGGGCCACCACCACAGGTAAGACAACAATTGCAAATACAAATAATTCTATTGAGTGTGTTTTCATAATTGTATTGTAAAAGGAATGTGGAATATTTGTCTCTTGATTGTGAAAGCTTATTGGCTGATGTAAATCTTAGGCTTTGCTGCTACACTTTAGTGTCGTCAAAAGTATAAAAAAAGTATGTGTACTTACTGATGATTCTGATGCATACTAATATTCATGTTGTGGTCGATGCCAATAGACCCAACCAGCCTTTCAGATTCAGAAGTCAGCCACGGGTCAATCATTGAGGATTCTGACAGCTGTTATTGTTGGCATGAGACACTGGAGCCAGTTCAAGGACAGAGCACCGTACCTGTTTGAGATATTTGGTTAGTCACGTTGAGTTATGTAACTTACCGTAATACTCGGATGCTCATATGCTATTCATCTGACAGGCTGTGCTTCTTGTCTGCAGCTACTTTGGACTCTGCTGTAACCATGGGCTCACATGGATCCAAGAGCTTCCTCCTAAGAGATGGGAAGGCTACTGTGCAGTGTGTCTACTACGAGAACGTAAGGGCCACAAGGACCCGGTGCAGGGTGGAATAGTGGCTAGGGAGGTTCGACTACCAACCAAAAAGTGGGagtgggttcgatccccaatgtcgaGTGACCCACATGTAGAAGTAGACTGATCTAGTTAAGATAAGTCTACTAACCGTGCCATGACACCTCTATGGAAAGGGTACATTTCTCCATCTGGAATTAATAACGTACATCTTTGTAGCATTGACGATGCTACACATCACCTAGGTGGCTTTTACAGGGCTCCACCATAAAGGGGACACAGGGTGGTGATGTTTGAACCAGTGTATTGCCAAGGTtgagtataatatatatatagagcagGAGGTATAACCTACTGCCATGCTGGAGATctccttgagtgtgtgtggagatggatGGTTTACCTGTGCATTTTGATCGCTCAATGCATAACAGGTGTGCACCCTCACCCAGCCTCAGattccaatcagtctgacccgGGCCAgatgaggctgcttaaaccagccattaaAAAGGTCAATGGTGAATTGCACACTTCCTGACCACAAGAAGGTTCATTATAAAGGCCAGGTTTAAGATTAGGTTCTCACCAATAAAAGTGTTCACTGTAAAACTTTCCGAAACCTCCTAACTGTGTCTTAGTCTAGCATTGATAGCACCTCCCCATGTACCTATCTGTTTTTTAAATGCCCCAACAGGAGCAGGAGCTGCCCAGGCTGATCCGTGGGCAGGTCCAGCGCTGTGTGGGCAACTACGACCATGCCAAGGACATCCTGAGATGTGTTTCCGTCCGGCCCGCTCTGCCCTCAGAGCAGAGGAATGCCCAGGAGGCAGTCAAAGCCTGCAATGTAGAGATGAGGGTGCTGGTCAAGTCATTCAGCGAAGTCTGAGCAGAAGCAACTTCCTGCAAAAATGATATTCTGGCCAGCAACAAAAATGCTTTATATTCCTAATTAGTTATATTTTCTATTTATGTATTAATATATGGGATATTTACATGAAAAATAGGTCACCTGCAATATGTTAAGTGATTTGTCAAACATGCTTCTCGTGCCAGTTTGATTCTTCAGATTGTAGGCGTTTGAGTTATTATTGAATGGTCTTACCTGTAAGGGGCGCTGTTGTCATGTTCTATATTTGTGAGTAGCAAGTTGTGTTTAAGGTTGTTTGAAAATATATAGTATCATTTATTCTATATCCTAAAAGTAGAAAAATAGTTTGATTGAATTTCCAGCAAAATTAAATGTGTTTCTTCAGTTTTGGAAATTTTTATTGCAAAGAAAAATCACAGAACAGCAAATATTGTCAGAGCGCTTGATCAGGGAAGAGCATTAAAGATGAGGTTACATCTGAAACGTTATCCTGGAAAGAGGGGTTGGCTTAGAATGAAGTTTGAAATCACGtacaattattaatttatttaaagtcaAACATTACAATGAAAAACTCAATACTTCTATACCCTACGAAAACAGTTTCACCAGTGCCGAGACACAGAAGGGTAGAACAAATTGGGGCATTGTTTCCGTCCAGTGCAGTAATGCCAATCATTTGTACAGTCAAGCACAGTATAAGGTCCAATACAATACCAACACGTTATTCTTCATATTTCAAAAAAATACGGCAACATAATTACATATTTATCTTTCAAGGGCAAGACATTATGGATTCAAACTAAATGTTGGCATTTTTAAAGGTTTAACGTAATTAAACTCATTCATTAAGAATAATTAACACTTATATAAAAGGTAGTCTATTTTGATTAAATTGGCAGTGCACAGGGTAAGTAATTGGGAAAATATGTTTTGTCTGGAAAATCAAGAGAATAATGCCATCagtcagaggaggtggagaatgaGTGGATCTCAAGGACATGCACCATGTTTCACATTTTATGTGAACGTGTTAACTTTACATTACCTGAAGCCAAGGTTCAATTGGTTCAGTTCTTACCTCTGCCACTCAAATCCACATACTACAGGGACTCCAAGAATAGGTATATTAGTGGGATGTCACAACCTTTTAATTTAACGATTAGAGTGGCTTTCTGCCTCTGGGTAAAGTCAAAACAGGCCAGGGTGTAATTGAATATTAGTACATCAGTTTCTATCTCTGTGCCACAAAAGCTTCCATGGTGTAGAAGCTTTTGTAAACTTGCTTCCTAGACATTTCCAAAGTTCCATCAGATCACATTTATTACACTGAAGTACAGAAGAAACACTTTaccacagatagagagagaaagaaatacaaCTAAAAGTAATACACCTTACACATCTAGATCCAGTTATTCATAAGTAGGTAACCTGATAAGAGTATTGAACATGTTAAAAAGGCACAAGTTGGTATGGTCGGATGATCACATTTAAAATCCAGATCAAAATGCTCTTGCAATAACAAACCCCAACTGATCATGCATGTTTCACTGTCATCCTTTCTATCCCTGCCTTTTGGGTGTTTCAATTTGATCTTGAATCCGAGAACGAGATTCAAGCGCGTTGTATTAGAAGACCAAAATAAAATATGCAGGGTTACCAAAGCCAAACAGATCACAGAAGAAATTCTTGGGGGAAAAAGGGTTGAAACAAAGACGCAGTATTTCCAACATCAACTGATCACAAACCATCTTAAAAACATTGACTTTTGACAACTAGTATATTACGTTTTAATGTAATTCCTCTTCAGGGGAACAAAGGGTTTCCATGCTTCTTGCCGGCAGGTTGAGGCTGTGCGTAATGGTAGCTTTTGTGTGAAATGTCCAACTTTTGTCCAACTTTGCAAGCCTTTAGAGCCCACAGTTTGAGATCAGCTGCTGTCTAATTTGGTCACACCATTGTCAAGAACATCCATAATCCAAGAGAACTGGTAAGAATCTTGTTCATTTGTCCAATCTGCTCCATATTTACAATCCAATGGCATCCAAAATAAGTCAGTAGATGCAAGGACTTTAAAGTCGAGGGTCCATTTTCCACGCTCATTTGAAGTTGTACTCCATTCCACCCTTACTGTAACCTTCAGAAGTCCCTCAACCAATCATATTATCATTACACAAGCTCTTCAAATGAAAATGTCCTTATTTCCACAATGACAGAGACCTCTTCTGGGGCAGAGTAATGACGCTTGCTATTCGCCTTGTCCAGACAGCGTGGGAGATGAATGAGAATTTTATACGACTGCAATTaccaacaaacaattaaaaatagaaggAAGTAGTCAGGCATTTGGAGGGTTTCCCTTTAATACATCAGTAGGAATGTCTGCCATATGTTTGCATTTATGTAAAAAGAGGTTAATCTCCTTCCAGACAACAAAGGTATACACTTACAAGCTGAGGATCATAGGTATGACAACAAAACAGTTTATaataacaaaccaaaacaaacaaaccaaagacTATCCTGTGCACGTTATTTTTGTTTAGTCTTACGATAAAGGAAGTCTGTCGTGCCGCGTGGTTCGTTGGCTCAGTAAATACCGGCTCTTTAAAAACAGCGTCCtagttgtattattttttaatggGACATGCTAGGccacgcctctctctccccggcgCCAGAACGAGGAAGCAGAGCGGATAGTGGCGATGACTCGTCATCcattgatggagagagagagggggggggggggggggggggggggggttaccgcGGGGGCCATCGACCCTGAAGCAATGCACTATAAGAGAGTGGGCAGGGGGGTCGGAGACAGCTGCTCCTTGGGCGCGTATTTGGCGAAGAAGGGCAGGAAGAGGGTGAGCATCACTCCCACGATGGCCAGCATGTAGCCCCATCCGATCTGGCAGTCGCCCGCGTAGTAGATGTCAGAGTTACCGCAGAAGGAGCGCACCAGGCTCGAGTTCAGGCCGAAGGGGTACACCAACAGACCGGAACCCATGATGAACACtgcaggatgggggggggggggggggggggggggggggggagagagagaacacaacgCAGGGTTACAGGACAGAATATCagaatgagacacacacactgctccctggtggATGGACAGGGTTTATAGTGCAAACATTGCATGACAGGTGACCCCTTCTGGAGCCCAGTAAAGGGAGCCCAGTAAAGCCAACTGGTGGTGGGTGACAGCCTCCTCGGTGGTGCACTACACTGGTGCCCAGGTCAGAGGGCCTATCTGTTCGGAAGGGACGCAGAAGGGCTGTCTGGAGCCCAGCAGCGTCAGCACACACGCCACAAGGACATGGTACGATGTCATTAGCCAAATAGCATAATTGTCAAGTCTTATTTTAGTGATTTAGGCTGATAGTGATTATGGATCGACGCTGATTGCCGGAGGTTATAGCCAATGAGCCAATGAGGGCAGCATTAGGAGAGTAGAGTTAGGTTGGATTTCagaatttggccaaaatatgataTTGTGGGAATATGATATGAAGAGAGCACACCAAAACAAACTCAAATCAAATTCAGGTTGAATTTCAGAAATCAAAGTCGAAACTAATCTGCCAAGCATACAAATATATTGATGATCTTGATATTCCCTTTCATTTCCAAACCACAGTAAAATCtcagtatgtttttttttatacaaggTTTCTTGGCatgcaattaataataataataataatgcatttaatttagaggcgcctttcaaga from the Gadus macrocephalus chromosome 7, ASM3116895v1 genome contains:
- the LOC132461146 gene encoding spermatogenesis-associated protein 22 — translated: MKRHEDQQERPTAGCLSVPLFNQRKRIRMPMTSNPSDKGFGVSNECMPSTSSFYSAQGGYQASSYPTSTPHGYFWNRQSNPQPYQQSQQSGSNRSAPGPAPTIRTCATPLPHPYKPGNTSCQMNQQDPPATAYQRQTNYRPPAHTNERTQVQTKPWPERGSSQMGQHGSYSQASSPNNLYTQPPRPPFPQPSQPLAHTEKTQNTSWRFKPTNNQGSQRPPVETSHSMFRSQSASGPPPQTQPAFQIQKSATGQSLRILTAVIVGMRHWSQFKDRAPYLFEIFATLDSAVTMGSHGSKSFLLRDGKATVQCVYYENEQELPRLIRGQVQRCVGNYDHAKDILRCVSVRPALPSEQRNAQEAVKACNVEMRVLVKSFSEV